One genomic segment of Pseudomonas fortuita includes these proteins:
- a CDS encoding DUF1631 domain-containing protein has protein sequence MQNEGKVVPLAAAIDRGGRTPLPCLPVLLLQVRDKAALQLRQGLQALFDNADDTLFGMADKAVDRCDQNLYFEAMRDLRLKRKSIERGFLDTFYDTYSRIGHVDLLAPLAEPGNLRNKMQLERAAAIECMVARVLSRDGIALQQLGLRLQALLDRPVHEQCSPLGPAALCGYFLEAGRNLGVGLRVKLVLLKLFERYVLRDLDVIYAEANQLLAVAGVLPELQPAPRRRAEDQRMMASQRVASQGQGASADAAGQAFFASLQTLLAPARGQFAPRLQAVAAAQSISTADLVRLLSHLQHYVPAAGEAEDFELGQQLEQLLLRVSVRSGTRRRIAVADEDTINLVGLLFACIQGDDNLPASLRALIARLHIPLLKVALLDKGLFSRASHPARRLLNEIAGAAIGWECSGEGLRDSLHLRVERVVQRLINDFAEDVGIFTDLLDEFLAFNQEERRRNELLEQRTRDAEEGRARALQARQQVQRVLNQRLRGRVLPLVVVQMLVQAWSQVLLLAWLKHGEASQAWRDALHTLDTLLASITPGHEPQALLQQVPGLLKALRDGLASVALNSAATREFFLQLEQLHLRACTGAELPVGHEQPLAEVRVDEDIVLAIAEEPSCAPLHVAEGQAAALRQVQRLRIGNWVEVLDDDEPLRCKLVARIGSSDRLVFANRTGMKVREWNGAGLAQALQRGDVRLLDDGLLFERALEAVLDGLRQPPVR, from the coding sequence ATGCAAAACGAAGGCAAGGTGGTGCCCCTGGCGGCAGCCATCGACCGAGGGGGGCGCACGCCTCTTCCTTGCCTTCCGGTATTGCTCCTGCAAGTGCGCGACAAGGCTGCGTTGCAACTGCGTCAGGGCTTGCAGGCGCTGTTCGACAATGCCGATGACACCTTGTTCGGAATGGCCGACAAGGCCGTGGACCGTTGTGACCAGAATCTGTATTTCGAGGCCATGCGCGATCTGCGTCTGAAGCGAAAAAGTATCGAACGCGGCTTCCTTGATACGTTTTATGACACCTATTCCCGCATCGGCCATGTCGACCTGCTGGCGCCTCTCGCCGAACCGGGCAACCTGCGCAACAAGATGCAACTCGAGCGGGCTGCGGCCATCGAATGCATGGTTGCGCGGGTGCTGTCGCGTGATGGCATTGCCCTGCAGCAACTGGGCCTGCGGTTGCAGGCCCTGCTCGATCGCCCCGTGCATGAGCAATGCAGCCCACTGGGCCCTGCCGCGCTGTGCGGCTACTTCCTTGAGGCTGGCCGGAACCTGGGGGTTGGCCTGAGGGTCAAACTGGTCCTGCTCAAGCTGTTCGAGCGTTATGTCTTGCGCGATCTGGACGTCATCTATGCCGAAGCCAATCAATTGCTGGCCGTCGCCGGTGTGCTGCCCGAGTTGCAACCGGCCCCGCGCCGTCGCGCCGAGGATCAGCGCATGATGGCAAGCCAGCGGGTGGCAAGCCAAGGCCAGGGAGCGAGCGCAGATGCGGCAGGGCAGGCGTTCTTTGCCTCTTTGCAAACCTTGCTGGCCCCGGCGCGTGGGCAGTTCGCACCCCGATTGCAGGCGGTGGCTGCCGCCCAGTCCATCAGCACCGCAGACCTGGTCCGCCTGCTTTCGCATTTGCAGCACTACGTACCCGCTGCCGGCGAGGCTGAGGATTTTGAACTCGGCCAACAGCTTGAACAATTGCTGCTGAGGGTCAGCGTGCGCAGCGGCACCCGGCGGCGCATAGCCGTGGCCGACGAAGACACGATCAACCTGGTTGGCCTGCTGTTCGCCTGTATTCAGGGCGATGACAACCTGCCGGCCAGCCTGCGTGCGTTGATCGCGCGGTTGCATATCCCATTGTTAAAGGTGGCACTGCTGGACAAGGGGCTGTTCAGTCGGGCCAGCCACCCTGCACGCCGGCTGCTTAACGAAATCGCTGGCGCAGCTATTGGCTGGGAGTGCAGCGGCGAAGGTCTGCGCGACAGCCTGCACTTACGGGTAGAGCGCGTGGTCCAGCGCTTGATCAATGATTTTGCCGAAGATGTCGGCATTTTCACCGACCTGCTCGACGAGTTTCTTGCGTTCAACCAGGAGGAGCGGCGGCGCAACGAGTTGCTTGAGCAGCGCACTCGCGACGCCGAAGAAGGACGCGCCCGTGCCCTGCAGGCCCGGCAGCAGGTGCAGCGGGTGCTCAACCAGCGCCTGCGGGGCCGGGTACTGCCTTTGGTGGTGGTGCAAATGCTGGTACAGGCCTGGAGCCAGGTGCTGCTGCTGGCCTGGCTCAAGCATGGTGAGGCCTCCCAGGCTTGGCGGGATGCCCTGCACACGCTGGACACGCTATTGGCCAGCATCACCCCTGGGCATGAACCGCAAGCGCTGTTGCAGCAGGTACCTGGGCTGCTCAAGGCGCTGCGCGATGGGTTGGCCAGTGTGGCCCTGAACTCGGCGGCAACCCGCGAGTTCTTCCTGCAACTGGAGCAATTGCACTTGCGTGCCTGCACAGGCGCTGAGTTACCGGTTGGCCATGAGCAACCCTTGGCCGAAGTGCGGGTGGACGAAGATATTGTGCTGGCGATTGCCGAAGAACCGTCCTGCGCGCCGCTGCACGTTGCCGAAGGCCAGGCAGCCGCGTTGCGGCAGGTGCAGCGCTTGCGCATCGGTAACTGGGTCGAAGTACTTGATGACGACGAACCGTTGCGCTGCAAACTGGTGGCGCGTATCGGCAGCAGCGACAGGCTGGTGTTTGCCAACCGCACCGGCATGAAGGTGAGAGAGTGGAACGGTGCCGGCCTGGCCCAGGCGCTACAGCGAGGGGACGTGCGGCTGCTGGATGACGGGTTGTTGTTCGAGCGGGCGCTGGAAGCGGTGCTCGATGGGCTGCGGCAGCCACCGGTGAGGTAG
- the ampD gene encoding 1,6-anhydro-N-acetylmuramyl-L-alanine amidase AmpD, whose amino-acid sequence MQLDRATGWFHGIGITHCPSPNFNARPEGESVSLLVIHNISLPPACFGTGKVQQFFQNRLDPNEHPYFASISHLTVSAHLFVERDGAVTQFVSLLERAWHAGVSCFDGREGCNDFSIGIELEGTDDLPYTDAQYAVLEQLTRHIRSAWPAIDLGRIQGHSDIAPQRKTDPGPSFDWPRYREALLHNEDKA is encoded by the coding sequence ATGCAATTGGACCGTGCCACTGGCTGGTTCCACGGAATCGGAATCACCCACTGCCCCTCGCCGAACTTCAATGCCCGCCCCGAAGGCGAATCGGTTTCCCTGCTGGTGATCCACAACATCAGCCTGCCGCCGGCCTGTTTTGGTACCGGCAAGGTGCAGCAGTTCTTCCAGAACCGCCTGGACCCCAACGAACACCCTTATTTCGCCAGCATCAGCCACCTCACCGTTTCGGCGCACCTGTTCGTCGAGCGTGACGGCGCGGTGACCCAGTTCGTTTCGTTGCTCGAGCGTGCCTGGCACGCGGGTGTGTCGTGCTTCGACGGGCGTGAAGGCTGTAACGATTTTTCCATCGGCATAGAGCTGGAAGGCACCGACGACCTGCCCTATACCGATGCTCAGTACGCCGTGCTGGAGCAGCTTACCCGGCACATTCGTAGCGCCTGGCCGGCCATCGACCTGGGCCGTATTCAGGGCCACAGCGACATTGCCCCACAACGCAAGACCGACCCCGGCCCGTCTTTCGATTGGCCGCGCTACCGCGAAGCGTTGTTGCACAACGAGGACAAGGCATGA